The proteins below come from a single Chrysoperla carnea chromosome 1, inChrCarn1.1, whole genome shotgun sequence genomic window:
- the LOC123301596 gene encoding mitochondrial phosphate carrier protein 2-like has product MSDGKNSNSLSLPLIRSLSQNPKSNSLDVENVKNPKLLQSAAEVPQGTTLNQHVSPEKKNKIRYLSKVSLAGLVSSGITHTLVTPLDIVKTQLQVYPNLYKNLATAFKEISTEVGSEGIYRGWKPICLGYSLHGFFQLGLYEYYKDKYSKWYSPKRRVNDTTPVSNSKFKVVALAAATSEILATLILCPFEAIKVKFQTNNSLKHYNEAKHNILAYEGAASGFYKGVHLMWLRQIPYSVIKLTAYDGLTDYIYRQWLGVSQHNCDSFVQSIISFSVGFLSGVFGAVVTHPADTFVARLYHSKYPVTSKRLILGGNNGQILSLLARMLMLGTVNGLQFWIYNNFKIARNKNVVLV; this is encoded by the exons ATGTCAGATGGAAAAAATTCGAATTCTCTTTCATTACCATTAATAAGAAGTTTATCGCAAAATCCAAAGTCCAACAGTTTAGAtgttgaaaatgtaaaaaatcctAAGTTATTACAATCTGCAGCTGAAGTCCCGCAag gaACAACATTAAATCAACATGTTTCAccagaaaagaaaaataaaataagatatctTTCAAAAGTCAGTTTAGCAGGACTAGTATCATCTGGAATAACGCATACACTTGTAACACCTTTGGATATAGTTAAAACACAATTACAAGTATATCCAaacttgtacaaaaatttagcaACAGCTTTTAAAGAAATTAGTACTGAAGTTGGATCAGAAGGCATATACCGAGGATGGAAACCAATTTGTTTGGGATATTCGTTGCAT gGTTTTTTCCAACTTGGTCTATACGaatattataaagataaatattcaaaatggtATTCGCCAAAACGTAGGGTAAATGATACGACGCCAGTCTCTAATAGTAAATTTAAAGTGGTAGCATTGGCTGCAGCTACATCTGAAATTCTTGCAACATTAATACTATGCCCATTTGAAgctataaaagttaaatttcaaacaaataatagtctaaaacaTTATAATGAAGCAAAACATAATATCTTAGCTTATGAAGGAGCTGCTAGTGGCTTTTACAAAGGTGTACATCTAATGTGGCTGCGGCAAATTCCATATTCAGTGATAAAATTAACCGCATACGATGGGTTAACGGATTATATATATAGACAATGGCTTGGTGTTTCCCAACATAATTGTGATTCATTCGTACAGAGCATAATATCGTTTAGTGTGGGTTTTTTATCGGGCGTGTTTGGAGCTGTTGTTACACATCCAGCAGACACATTCGTTGCAAGATTGTACCATAGTAAATATCCTGTAACGTCTAAACGACTCATACTTGGTGGTAATAATG ggcaaATATTATCTTTACTTGCACGTATGTTAATGTTGGGTACAGTAAACGGATTACAATTTTggatttacaataattttaaaattgcaagAAATAAGAACGTTGtattagtttaa
- the LOC123305355 gene encoding protein cereblon isoform X2 — MENSNNEPSDDVEPNRTNAERGLVPIVILNALSEAENAVYGLNNEQAAEEGVQENETDDDDENVEDDNYYLNGFVEMREEINLSDDDNSHEEQQEVVRTFDTSLPTEHAYLGNDLEYLRGRVLFEDYQIVRLQILPGDAIVCPGYTLPFTFYQYRSVIQQILQKDKTFGLTYSLGSRYNIMNLIGVTMEIFEYAETPHEIKIKAKGRQRFRVLDIDPKSSPFEHRVQILPEVDLPHPLNAIQFDSLNKFRLHVQQDKSTFKHNQFFRCRDAIQTRWPLWVFTSYDEDYLVTEIFDLLKNFKEILPRDPLKLSYWVIQNFLLSTAERIEALKFNSSVQRLRFVLNNMRNPRYISCSQCQSEFAGQEDLFPMSKDGLQNNFVNPGGVVHETITVLRAHRISLIGQPQVVYSWFPGYAWTIAQCSVCTNHHIGWRFTATTPDLLPQKFYGLTRSSVMIKTIKNDKSV; from the exons atggaaaattcaaataatgaacCATCGGACGATGTCGAACCaa ACAGAACGAATGCTGAACGCGGCTTAGTACCGATAGTAATTTTAAATGCTCTTAGTGAAGCAGAAAATGCTGTTTATGGATTAAATAATGAACAGGCGGCTGAAGAAGGAGTACAAGAGAATGAGACTGACGACGATGACGAAAATGTTGAagacgataattattatttaaatggatTTGTAGAAATGCGCGAAGAAATCAATTTAAGCGATGATGATAATTCTCACGAAGAACAACAAGAAGTCGTACGAACATTTGATACCTCTTTACCTACGGAACACGCT TATTTGGGAAATGATTTAGAGTATTTAAGAGGACGAGTTTTGTTTGAAGATTATCAGATAGTACGATTACAAATTTTACCAGGGGATGCAATTGTTTGTCCAGGTTACACGTTaccatttactttttatcagtATCGATCCGTAATACAACAGATTTTACAAAAAGATAAAACATTTGGATTAACTTATTCTCT tGGAAGTcgatataatattatgaatttaattggAGTAACTatggaaatttttgaatacgCAGAAACTCctcatgaaattaaaattaaagcaaaagGGCGACAAAGGTTTAGAGTTTTAGATATTGATCCAAAATCCTCACC ttttgAACACAGAGTGCAAATATTACCTGAAGTGGATTTACCACATCCGTTAAATGCAATACAATTTGACTcgctaaataaatttcgattacaTGTTCAACAAGATAAATCTACATTCAagcataatcaattttttcgatgTAGGGATGCTATTCAAACACGTTGGCCATTATGGGTTTTTACTTCCTATGATGAAGATTATCTTGTTACAGAAATTTttgatcttttaaaaaatttca AGGAAATTTTACCAAGAGATCCATTAAAACTATCCTATTgggtaatacaaaattttttactaagtaCCGCTGAACGAATAGAAGCATTGAAATTTAATAGCTCCGTACAACGATTacgttttgtattaaataacatGCGCAATCCACGATATATAAGCTGTTCGCAATGTCAAAGTGAATTTGCTGGTCAAGAAGATCTATTTCCTATGTCAAAAGATggattacaaaataattttgttaatccAGGTGGAGTAGTTCATGAAACTATTACAGTGTTGCGAGCACACAGAATCAGTTTAATTGGTCAGCCTCAAGTAGTTTACAGCTGGTTTCCAGG ttatgCATGGACTATTGCACAATGTAGTGTTTGTACAAATCATCATATTGGTTGGCGTTTTACAGCAACAACACCTGATTTAttaccacaaaaattttatggattaaCTCGCTCATCTGTTAtgataaaaacaatcaaaaatgataaaagtgtttaa
- the LOC123305355 gene encoding protein cereblon isoform X1 yields MENSNNEPSDDVEPTDRTNAERGLVPIVILNALSEAENAVYGLNNEQAAEEGVQENETDDDDENVEDDNYYLNGFVEMREEINLSDDDNSHEEQQEVVRTFDTSLPTEHAYLGNDLEYLRGRVLFEDYQIVRLQILPGDAIVCPGYTLPFTFYQYRSVIQQILQKDKTFGLTYSLGSRYNIMNLIGVTMEIFEYAETPHEIKIKAKGRQRFRVLDIDPKSSPFEHRVQILPEVDLPHPLNAIQFDSLNKFRLHVQQDKSTFKHNQFFRCRDAIQTRWPLWVFTSYDEDYLVTEIFDLLKNFKEILPRDPLKLSYWVIQNFLLSTAERIEALKFNSSVQRLRFVLNNMRNPRYISCSQCQSEFAGQEDLFPMSKDGLQNNFVNPGGVVHETITVLRAHRISLIGQPQVVYSWFPGYAWTIAQCSVCTNHHIGWRFTATTPDLLPQKFYGLTRSSVMIKTIKNDKSV; encoded by the exons atggaaaattcaaataatgaacCATCGGACGATGTCGAACCaa cagACAGAACGAATGCTGAACGCGGCTTAGTACCGATAGTAATTTTAAATGCTCTTAGTGAAGCAGAAAATGCTGTTTATGGATTAAATAATGAACAGGCGGCTGAAGAAGGAGTACAAGAGAATGAGACTGACGACGATGACGAAAATGTTGAagacgataattattatttaaatggatTTGTAGAAATGCGCGAAGAAATCAATTTAAGCGATGATGATAATTCTCACGAAGAACAACAAGAAGTCGTACGAACATTTGATACCTCTTTACCTACGGAACACGCT TATTTGGGAAATGATTTAGAGTATTTAAGAGGACGAGTTTTGTTTGAAGATTATCAGATAGTACGATTACAAATTTTACCAGGGGATGCAATTGTTTGTCCAGGTTACACGTTaccatttactttttatcagtATCGATCCGTAATACAACAGATTTTACAAAAAGATAAAACATTTGGATTAACTTATTCTCT tGGAAGTcgatataatattatgaatttaattggAGTAACTatggaaatttttgaatacgCAGAAACTCctcatgaaattaaaattaaagcaaaagGGCGACAAAGGTTTAGAGTTTTAGATATTGATCCAAAATCCTCACC ttttgAACACAGAGTGCAAATATTACCTGAAGTGGATTTACCACATCCGTTAAATGCAATACAATTTGACTcgctaaataaatttcgattacaTGTTCAACAAGATAAATCTACATTCAagcataatcaattttttcgatgTAGGGATGCTATTCAAACACGTTGGCCATTATGGGTTTTTACTTCCTATGATGAAGATTATCTTGTTACAGAAATTTttgatcttttaaaaaatttca AGGAAATTTTACCAAGAGATCCATTAAAACTATCCTATTgggtaatacaaaattttttactaagtaCCGCTGAACGAATAGAAGCATTGAAATTTAATAGCTCCGTACAACGATTacgttttgtattaaataacatGCGCAATCCACGATATATAAGCTGTTCGCAATGTCAAAGTGAATTTGCTGGTCAAGAAGATCTATTTCCTATGTCAAAAGATggattacaaaataattttgttaatccAGGTGGAGTAGTTCATGAAACTATTACAGTGTTGCGAGCACACAGAATCAGTTTAATTGGTCAGCCTCAAGTAGTTTACAGCTGGTTTCCAGG ttatgCATGGACTATTGCACAATGTAGTGTTTGTACAAATCATCATATTGGTTGGCGTTTTACAGCAACAACACCTGATTTAttaccacaaaaattttatggattaaCTCGCTCATCTGTTAtgataaaaacaatcaaaaatgataaaagtgtttaa
- the LOC123305360 gene encoding phosphate carrier protein, mitochondrial-like isoform X1 translates to MPLLSAVFDHSWNNPFKGPLTSVQCKETSTPSVTDKSVVERKTFDPKYAELASAASQYSVGIAAAAAEGDSCEFASTKYYALCCVGGIISCGTTHTAVVPLDLVKCRMQVDPAKYKNLFQGFRVTLAEDGAKGLAKGWAPTFFGYSMQGAFKFGLYELFKVEYGKLIGEENAYVYRAGLYLAASASAEFFADIALSPMEAAKVKIQTTPGFANTLREAFPKMMKEEGLNAFYKGVVPLWCRQIPYTMMKFACFEKTLELLYAYVVPKPRADCTKGEQLVVTFAAGYIAGVFCAIVSHPADTLVSKLNQSKGATVGDIVKKIGFMGLWGGLGTRIIMIGTLTALQWFIYDGVKVALRIPRPPPAEMPESLKKKLEQQGGH, encoded by the exons ATGCCTTTATTGTCAGCTGTATTTGATCACTCATGGAACAATCCATTCAAAGGCCCATTAACATCAGTTCAATGTAAAGAAACATCCACACCATCAGTCACTGATAAATCAGTTGTAGAAAGAAAAACATTCGATCCAAAATATGCCGAATTAGCGTCAGCCGCGTCGCAATATTCGGTAGGAATTGCAGCAGCTGCAGCTGAAGGAG ATTCCTGTGAATTTGCATCAACTAAATACTACGCATTATGCTGCGTTGGAGGTATTATTTCCTGCGGAACAACTCATACTGCCGTGGTGCCCCTTGATTTAGTTAAATGTCGTATGCAAGTCGATCCCGCCAAATATAAGAATCTATTCCAGGGATTCAGAGTTACCTTAGCAGAAGATGGTGCAAAAGGTTTAGCTAAAGGTTGGGCACCAACATTCTTTGGATATTCAATGCAA GGTGCGTTCAAATTCGGTTTGTATGAATTATTCAAAGTAGAATACGGAAAATTAATTGGAGAAGAAAATGCGTACGTCTACAGAGCGGGATTATACTTGGCTGCCTCAGCATCAGCTGAATTCTTCGCAGATATTGCTTTAAGTCCTATGGAAGCAGCTAAAGTAAAGATCCAAACCACACCAGGTTTTGCCAATACATTACGTGAAGCTTTcccaaaaatgatgaaagaaGAGGGTCTTAATGCATTCTACAAAGGTGTTGTACCATTATGGTGTCGACAAATTCCATATACAATGATGAAATTCGCCTGTTTCGAAAAAACATTGGAACTTTTGTATGCATATGTCGTACCAAAACCACGTGCCGATTGCACGAAGGGTGAACAATTGGTTGTTACATTCGCAGCTGGTTATATTGCTGGTGTATTTTGTGCTATTGTTTCACATCCAGCTGACACACTTGtttcaaaattgaatcaatCAAAGGGTGCAACTGTTGGCGATATTGTTAAGaaaattggttttatgggaTTGTGGGGCGGTTTAGGAACTAGGATCATTATGATTGGTACATTAACTGCATTACAATGgttcatttatgatggtgtgAAAGTAGCTTTAAGAATTCCTCGACCACCACCAGCAGAAATGCCAgaaagtttaaagaaaaaattagagCAACAAGGTGGTCATTAA
- the LOC123305360 gene encoding phosphate carrier protein, mitochondrial-like isoform X2 translates to MPLLSAVFDHSWNNPFKGPLTSVQCKETSTPSGIAAAAAEGDSCEFASTKYYALCCVGGIISCGTTHTAVVPLDLVKCRMQVDPAKYKNLFQGFRVTLAEDGAKGLAKGWAPTFFGYSMQGAFKFGLYELFKVEYGKLIGEENAYVYRAGLYLAASASAEFFADIALSPMEAAKVKIQTTPGFANTLREAFPKMMKEEGLNAFYKGVVPLWCRQIPYTMMKFACFEKTLELLYAYVVPKPRADCTKGEQLVVTFAAGYIAGVFCAIVSHPADTLVSKLNQSKGATVGDIVKKIGFMGLWGGLGTRIIMIGTLTALQWFIYDGVKVALRIPRPPPAEMPESLKKKLEQQGGH, encoded by the exons ATGCCTTTATTGTCAGCTGTATTTGATCACTCATGGAACAATCCATTCAAAGGCCCATTAACATCAGTTCAATGTAAAGAAACATCCACACCATC AGGAATTGCAGCAGCTGCAGCTGAAGGAG ATTCCTGTGAATTTGCATCAACTAAATACTACGCATTATGCTGCGTTGGAGGTATTATTTCCTGCGGAACAACTCATACTGCCGTGGTGCCCCTTGATTTAGTTAAATGTCGTATGCAAGTCGATCCCGCCAAATATAAGAATCTATTCCAGGGATTCAGAGTTACCTTAGCAGAAGATGGTGCAAAAGGTTTAGCTAAAGGTTGGGCACCAACATTCTTTGGATATTCAATGCAA GGTGCGTTCAAATTCGGTTTGTATGAATTATTCAAAGTAGAATACGGAAAATTAATTGGAGAAGAAAATGCGTACGTCTACAGAGCGGGATTATACTTGGCTGCCTCAGCATCAGCTGAATTCTTCGCAGATATTGCTTTAAGTCCTATGGAAGCAGCTAAAGTAAAGATCCAAACCACACCAGGTTTTGCCAATACATTACGTGAAGCTTTcccaaaaatgatgaaagaaGAGGGTCTTAATGCATTCTACAAAGGTGTTGTACCATTATGGTGTCGACAAATTCCATATACAATGATGAAATTCGCCTGTTTCGAAAAAACATTGGAACTTTTGTATGCATATGTCGTACCAAAACCACGTGCCGATTGCACGAAGGGTGAACAATTGGTTGTTACATTCGCAGCTGGTTATATTGCTGGTGTATTTTGTGCTATTGTTTCACATCCAGCTGACACACTTGtttcaaaattgaatcaatCAAAGGGTGCAACTGTTGGCGATATTGTTAAGaaaattggttttatgggaTTGTGGGGCGGTTTAGGAACTAGGATCATTATGATTGGTACATTAACTGCATTACAATGgttcatttatgatggtgtgAAAGTAGCTTTAAGAATTCCTCGACCACCACCAGCAGAAATGCCAgaaagtttaaagaaaaaattagagCAACAAGGTGGTCATTAA